One genomic segment of Nicotiana tabacum mitochondrion, complete genome includes these proteins:
- the ccmB gene encoding cytochrome c maturation protein CcmB, which yields MRRLFLELYHKQIFPSTPITSFSLFLSYIVVTPLMLGFEKDFSCHSHLGPIRIPPLFPFPSAPFPRNEKEDGTLELYYLSAYCLPKILLLQLVGHRVIQISRVFRGFPMLQLPYQFGRSGMDRLNIPLGSLVLTLLCGIHSRSALGITSSSGWNSSQNPTTSPTSLPPTLSRTSIETEWFHVLSSIGYSSPFVSLFPISVSISSQD from the coding sequence ATGAGACGACTCTTTCTTGAACTATATCATAAACAGATCTTCCCCTCCACACCAATCACGAGTTTTTCTCTATTCCTCTCGTATATCGTCGTAACGCCCTTAATGCTAGGTTTTGAAAAAGACTTTTCATGTCATTCCCATTTAGGTCCGATTCGGATCCCTCCGTTGTTTCCTTTTCCTTCCGCACCTTTTCCTCGAAATGAGAAAGAAGATGGTACACTTGAATTGTATTATTTAAGTGCTTATTGCTTGCCAAAAATCCTACTTCTACAATTGGTAGGTCACCGGGTTATTCAAATAAGTCGTGTTTTCCGTGGTTTTCCCATGTTACAACTTCCGTACCAATTCGGTCGATCCGGAATGGATCGGTTAAACATTCCATTAGGGAGCCTGGTCTTGACTCTTCTGTGTGGTATTCATTCTCGTTCGGCTCTTGGAATCACATCCAGCAGTGGTTGGAACAGCTCGCAAAATCCAACCACTTCACCTACTTCATTGCCCCCAACCCTTTCTCGTACCTCTATTGAAACAGAATGGTTTCATGTTCTTTCATCGATTGGTTATTCCTCTCCGTTCGTATCTCTTTTTCCAATTTCGGTCTCGATTAGTTCACAAGATTGA
- the orf159b gene encoding hypothetical protein (orf168 in Marchantia): MPFGRSLLQKKSLLRVSGEERSPGILISFHSSGSTSNQWRKLKNPWFPGRTLFRPSCFGTGKKKRFFAQLAHSAGPTCISYLAEEASDRLEFLPSWDSMDQDLLLLYGQYRSTLVDHMDVEKASNLDEIETSLFHFYLPSSYLCFVCSWEEFDLGIPPK; encoded by the coding sequence ATGCCATTCGGAAGAAGTCTTCTACAGAAGAAAAGCCTGTTACGAGTAAGTGGAGAGGAAAGATCTCCAGGGATTCTTATCTCATTCCATTCCAGTGGCTCAACCAGTAACCAATGGCGAAAACTCAAAAATCCATGGTTTCCCGGTAGAACCCTATTTCGCCCAAGTTGTTTCGGAACCGGAAAAAAGAAGCGGTTTTTCGCACAGCTTGCTCATAGTGCAGGTCCCACTTGTATATCGTATTTGGCCGAAGAAGCATCGGACAGGTTGGAGTTCTTACCTTCTTGGGACTCCATGGACCAAGATCTGCTTTTATTATATGGTCAATACCGATCTACTTTAGTAGATCATATGGATGTAGAAAAAGCTTCTAATTTGGATGAAATAGAAACATCTCTTTTCCATTTCTATTTACCCAGTTCATATCTTTGTTTCGTGTGTTCCTGGGAGGAATTCGATCTCGGAATACCACCTAAATAA
- the rpl2 gene encoding ribosomal protein L2, producing MRQRRALRQFTLSTGKSAGRNSSGRITVFHRGGGSKRLQRRIDLKRSTSSIGIVERIEYEPNRSSRIAPVRWTGGGVRQRKCKTIEEFAPPRKILESTTTTICGPFSFSSLPGKGDQRKVACFSPGRMATYVVVGLPTRMPSWSKSPFFTSKDAGSKKTCAKDVFFSALSSPKAKGETASLSFGSSFGFPRIAVAGAKPAFFAPRMREKVRGKNTFSLCEIRKWRTHSILWVHRIKRKAALSWQSFRRQETLGLVGASERNESKPKTDQGSLPAKPIGEGLKDGTCKVDRAPVTYIIASHQLEAGKMVMNCDWSKPSTSDLLRPAQNAHTD from the exons ATGAGACAAAGGAGAGCACTTAGACAATTCACTTTGAGTACAGGGAAGTCTGCTGGTAGGAATTCCTCAGGGCGTATTACGGTTTTTCACCGAGGGGGTGGATCGAAGCGATTGCAGCGAAGAATTGATCTGAAACGAAGCACTTCGTCTATAGGCATTGTAGAAAGGATAGAATATGAGCCTAATCGTTCTTCTCGAATCGCTCCAGTACGATGGACCGGGGGGGGGGTCCGCCAGAGAAAATGCAAGACGATAGAAGAGTTCGCTCCGCCGCGTAAGATCCTCGAATCAACCACGACTACCATCTGCGGTCCATTTTCGTTCTCTTCCCTGCCCGGGAAGGGGGATCAAAGAAAGGTAGCTTGCTTCTCTCCTGGACGGATGGCGACTTATGTAGTGGTCGGCCTTCCTACCAGAATGCCTTCTTGGTCGAAGAGCCCCTTTTTTACTAGTAAGGACGCAGGAAGCAAAAAAACTTGCGCGAAGGACGTTTTCTTCTCTGCCCTCTCCTCTCCAAAGGCCAAGGGAGAGACTGCATCCCTTTCCTTCGGTAGCTCTTTTGGTTTCCCAAGGATAGCGGTAGCTGGGGCAAAGCCCGCTTTCTTCGCTCCGCGAATGAGAGAGAAAGTCAGAGGAAAAAACACGTTCTCTCTTTGCGAGATCCGAAAGTGGAGAACGCATAGCATTCTATGGGTACATAGGATCAAACGTAAAGCAGCGCTCTCTTGGCAGAGTTTTAGGCGGCAAGAGACTTTAGGGCTTGTTGGAGCTTCTGAGCGTAACGAATCGAAGCCGAAGACGGATCAAGGTAGCTTGCCTGCCAAGCCGATAGGCGAAGGGCTGAAGGATGGAACGTGCAAAGTAGATCGTGCACCTGT CACTTATATAATAGCCAGTCATCAATTGGAAGCGGGCAAGATGGTGATGAATTGCGATTGGTCTAAACCTTCGACTAGCGACTTATTGCGACCTGCCCAGAATGCCCATACAGACTAA
- the orf123 gene encoding hypothetical protein has product MVEGSFLVISPLTSMRAGIPFSSGNSSTSARYLTASTSFSSMSSSRTPPCSRATSLACTQISCKSLSHWAAFSSVSRCNCAISAGERPTGISLRSGSAGAGPAQKATEGANAGKAKATQKGIF; this is encoded by the coding sequence ATGGTCGAGGGCTCTTTTTTAGTGATTTCCCCCCTGACCTCAATGAGAGCGGGGATTCCTTTCTCCTCGGGCAACTCGTCCACGTCTGCAAGATACTTGACGGCGTCGACGAGTTTTTCCAGCATGAGTTCGTCCCGCACTCCTCCCTGCTCACGGGCAACTTCTCTTGCCTGCACACAGATTTCTTGCAAGAGCCTGTCACACTGGGCGGCATTCTCTTCAGTCTCCCGATGCAATTGCGCTATTTCAGCAGGCGAAAGGCCTACTGGAATCTCGTTGAGGTCAGGAAGCGCAGGAGCAGGACCCGCGCAAAAGGCTACTGAAGGGGCGAATGCTGGAAAAGCAAAAGCAACCCAGAAAGGTATTTTCTAA
- the orf105 gene encoding hypothetical protein, with amino-acid sequence MPCCLAWNQTSLSCPFFIPIWTHIPMFFQCLLYYWDSYLLNHIKEATFFLAFIPRYKGIDSLRECQETTHTYHFWKVWNPRFIRLKEKKRTRWGGLPPRSLLPMP; translated from the coding sequence ATGCCCTGCTGCTTGGCTTGGAATCAAACTAGCCTATCATGCCCTTTCTTCATTCCTATATGGACCCATATTCCTATGTTCTTCCAATGTTTACTGTATTACTGGGATTCCTATTTACTGAACCATATCAAAGAAGCTACTTTCTTTCTGGCTTTTATACCCAGGTATAAAGGGATAGACAGTCTAAGAGAGTGCCAAGAAACAACACATACCTATCACTTTTGGAAGGTTTGGAACCCTCGATTCATCCGACTCAAGGAGAAAAAGAGAACAAGATGGGGGGGCTTGCCTCCTCGTTCCCTTTTACCTATGCCATGA